AGTGTCGATGCGGGGTGGTGCGCGCTCGCGCGGCGCGTGCCGGCGAGCGCGCCGGTAAGCACGATCACCAGCGCGGCGGCACCACCCGTGTGGCCCACGGCGGCGAGCAGCGGCCAGTCGAGCACCACATTGGTCAGGCCGCTGGCGAACTGCCACACGGCCAGCAGCAGCAGCCCGCGCGCGGTGGCGCGCATGCCGTCCACCCGCCACAGCCGCCAGGCCAGCCACAACAGGGCGGCCAGCACGCCATAGGCCGCAAGCCGGTGCACGTAGTGGATCGCGGTGAGCGCGGGAAAGGCGATGGCTTCGCCCAGGTGGTTCAAGCCCAGCTCGCGCCAGAGGGTGAAACCTTCGCGCAGATGCATCTCGGGCCACCAGCTGCCCTGGCAGGTCGGGAACTCGCTGCAGGCCAACACCGCGTAGTTGGTGCTGACCCAGCCGCCGAGCGCGATCTGCAGCCACAGCAATACATACACGCCCAGCAGCGCCCAGCGCAACCGGCCGGGCAGGCCCACCGGGGCGCAGTGGCCGGGCTCGGCCAGCGCATAGGCCGTGGCTTGCGCGCGCAGCAGCGCCAACAACACCAGGCCACCGAGCAGGTGCAGGGTGACGATGGCCGGGAACAGCTTCATGGTCACAGTGAGCGCGCCGAAAGCGCCCTGCAGACACACCCACACCAGCGTGAACAAGGGCCACACGTACGACACGCTCAAGCGCTTGCGCTCGACCAAGCTCACGAGGGAGAGCACCAGAATCAGCACGCCCACCGCCGTGGCCAGGTAGCGGTGGATCATTTCGATCCAGGCCTTGGAGAAGGTCACGGGGCCGTGCGGCATGGATTCCTGCGCGGCCGCGATCGCACTGCTCGCACCCACCGGGCTCACACTGCCATAACAGCCCGGCCAATCGGGGCAGCCCAGGCCGGAATCGGTCAGGCGGGTGAAGGCGCCGAACAGCACCAGGTCGAAGGTCAGGAACAGCGTGACCAGGGTCAGCACCCGAAGGCGCTGCGCGGGCGGCGCATGGCGGTTGCGCACCCACACCCACGCCAGTGGGCCGAGCGCGATCACCACGCCCAGAAACATCATGCGCGCGATGGGGGTGAGGTCGTAGAGCGGCTGCGTGTCCATGTCAGTTCGCGTCCCTGCCCTCTTTGTCCCAGGAGGACGAGGCGCGCAGCAAGCGGTCCAGATCGCGCTTGGCCTGCGCCGGATCGAGGTTGGCGGGGAAACGCATCATCCAGTTGCCCAAGGGATCGACCACATACAAGTGGTCTTCGATGTTCTGACCCGGCGCGGGCTGCAGCCAGGTGGCCAGCGCCGGCGCGTCGACTTTGAGCACCTGCGCGGCCACCGTGGCCTGCTGCAAGGACGCGGGCAGGGCCGCATCGCCCGTGCGCAGCCAGACCCAGTCCAACCGGTCCTTTTCGCGCCCCAGCATCTCGCGCAGCTGGCGTTGCAGGTACAGGCGCTGCACGCAGGCCTCGTTGCAGGCACCGTCGGACACGCTCACGAGCAACCATTGTTTCTTCAACGCGTCCAACGGCACGGCGCGGCCCTGGGTGTCGATGCCCGTCCAGTTCGGCAACGGGCGCTGTGGGTCGATCAACTCGCCATAGTTGGTGCGACCCTGTGGGCGCACCACGTAATACATGAAGTACGACGCAATGACCGGCGCGGCGCACACCAGCATCAGGCCCAGCATCTTCCAGCGACCCTTGCGCGTGGCGGCGGCCGCATCGGCGCTGGCGCGATCGAGCTGCGGCAGGCTGTGCACGGTCAGTGTCAGGGGTTCATCGGGCGTCTGTGCCATGGAGTCTGCGCTTTCGGCGGGGAGAGAGGATTTGGAACCAGAGATAGAGCGCGCCCGCAAGGGCACAGAGCGCAAACCACTGGAAGGCGTAACCGTGGTGCTTGCTCACGTCGACCGCGAAGCGGGGCCATTCGCGCAACAGGCCATCAGGGGCCGTCCCACCTGTCTGCAGGACGGACACGCCCAGCAGGGACAGGCCGGTTTCCTGAGCGTAGGCCGCGAGGTCGACATTTTGCCGGATCG
The sequence above is a segment of the Hydrogenophaga sp. BPS33 genome. Coding sequences within it:
- a CDS encoding COX15/CtaA family protein, with amino-acid sequence MDTQPLYDLTPIARMMFLGVVIALGPLAWVWVRNRHAPPAQRLRVLTLVTLFLTFDLVLFGAFTRLTDSGLGCPDWPGCYGSVSPVGASSAIAAAQESMPHGPVTFSKAWIEMIHRYLATAVGVLILVLSLVSLVERKRLSVSYVWPLFTLVWVCLQGAFGALTVTMKLFPAIVTLHLLGGLVLLALLRAQATAYALAEPGHCAPVGLPGRLRWALLGVYVLLWLQIALGGWVSTNYAVLACSEFPTCQGSWWPEMHLREGFTLWRELGLNHLGEAIAFPALTAIHYVHRLAAYGVLAALLWLAWRLWRVDGMRATARGLLLLAVWQFASGLTNVVLDWPLLAAVGHTGGAAALVIVLTGALAGTRRASAHHPASTLSPTPFSTPLR
- a CDS encoding SCO family protein → MAQTPDEPLTLTVHSLPQLDRASADAAAATRKGRWKMLGLMLVCAAPVIASYFMYYVVRPQGRTNYGELIDPQRPLPNWTGIDTQGRAVPLDALKKQWLLVSVSDGACNEACVQRLYLQRQLREMLGREKDRLDWVWLRTGDAALPASLQQATVAAQVLKVDAPALATWLQPAPGQNIEDHLYVVDPLGNWMMRFPANLDPAQAKRDLDRLLRASSSWDKEGRDAN